The genome window GTTGAGCACCAGCCGCTCCTGGGGGTTCTTCTCCGCATAGGCCACCGCGTGGCAGATGCCGCGGATGACCGCCTCGAGCCGGCACTTCCCGTCTTGGTCGCAGCTCTTGATGGGCAGGATACCGGCCCCGGGAGCGATACCGTAGGTTGCGTGTGCGGCCAGCACCGCCGCCGCAGTGCCGTGCCCCACCACCACCCCGCCCTGGGTGTATTCGTCTAGTAGGGGGTCGGGCGCGTCTGGATTAACAAAGTCGGCCCCGCCGCTTTGCAGGGTGAGGCCGCTCAGGTTCTTAACCCCGGTGTCCACAACGGCGATGGTGATGCCCGCCCCGGTAAAGTTGCTGCCCGGCTTGACCTTGACCACGCTGCGGGCGTTGATGGGCTTGGTGTCGGGGCTGGGGCTGGCCAGCAGGCCAGGGTCGGCGTCGTAGCCGGTGATGGGGTCAATGCCCAGGGTTCCGTCCACGTCCACCACCCGCTCACCCCCTGCCTCCTCGAGGCGCTCGAGCAAAGCCCCTACCGCAAGGGGTGTGGTCAGCCGGGCCGGGTCACGGGCCACCCGCGCCAGCCGGCCCGCGCAAGGCCCACTGGCCCCGCCCAGCGGAACCGAGGTTACCCCCGGCGCGATGGGCACCATCCGCAGGCCACCCACCGCAAGCTTCTGACCAAAGTCGCTATCGGATACCTCGGGTCGGATCAGGGCCAGGGCTTCCGGCTCGGGCTGCTCGAAGACCGTCTGGCCCAGCACGGTGAGGCTGCCGGTAGCCCGGTTGGCCCCCTCGAGGAGCTCCAGGGTCTGCGGCCCGCCCCAGAAGTTGTCGGGTACCTTGAAGACCACCCCACTACCCCCGGCAGGGTCGGGCTCGGTGCGCAGCACCTCGAGCGGCCCCCCGGCCAGCCTAGCGCTCAGGCCCGGGCCAGCCCGCCAGGGCAGGGTCACCCGGACTTCCTCGCCCCAGGTCGCCCTGCGGGGGGAGGGGTAGGCAGTACCAGAAACCGGTGGCCCAACCGTCGGGCCACAACCCAGCAAGCTCACCAACAGCAACAGGAACATCCCCCCTCGCATCTTCCACCTCCAGCCAAAGCATGTCCTCGAGTAAATATGCACTCTTCGGCATACCGGTAGCATGCCCCATCTAGCCTGAACGCTCCATGAACGCCCGCAAAAGCGTGCGCTGCTGCTGGGCCAGGTCGAGGTAGCCGGCGTTCTCGGCCACCGCGATGGCCTCCTGCCAGGCCTCGAGGTCGCCCTCGAGCTCAGCCAGGTTGCCCAGGGCCATGGCCAGAATCTGCAACTCACCCCCCTGCTGGGCGGCCTGGATGGCCCGATGGTAGTAGGTTCGGGCCGGGCCAGGCTGGTTTTGCAGGTGGAAGATGGCTCCCAGGTTGTTCTGGGCCAGGGCCACCTGGCGCAGGCTGCCCACCTCCAGGGCCAGCGCCTCGGCCTGCCGGTAGCTCTCCAGCGCTGCTGTCAGCCGCCCGCTGCGCTCGTACTCCTTGCCCAGGTTGATGAGCAACTGGGCTTGCAGGCGGGGGTTGTCCTGACAGAGGGCCAGCACCTCCTTGAAAACCTGCTCGGCGTCCTCCTGCATGCGGGCCCGGGCGATGGCCACATTGCTCAGGGCGGCAATGCGCCGGGGCTCGTCCCCCAAACCCAGCCACAGCGCCGCGGCCCGGCGGAAGGCCGACGCCGCCTCGGCAAAGCGGCCCTGGGCCAGGTGGATGAGGCCCAGGGTGTTCTGGGCCTCGGCCCGGGCCTCCATGCCGCCGGCCAGGGCCCGCTCGGCGCAGGCCTGGGCCGCCTCGGCCCGGCCCAGCCGGTGGTGGAGGGTGGCCTCGAGGGCCAGCCGCTCGGGGGTCTCGGGCAGGGTCTGGATGGCCTCGAGGGCCTCCTTGTACATCCCGGCCCGCTCAAAAGCCCTGGCCCGCAGCAGCACAATTTCGGGGTGGTTGGGGGCCTCGCTTAATTCCTCGGCGGCACGTTTAGGAAAACCCCGCCGCATGAGCTCGGCGGCCCAGGTCAGGTAGGCCCGCCGCACCTGGGGGAGGTCGGCCTCCTCGATCAGGGCCCGCGCCCGGCGGTAGAGCGGGAGGGCCTGTTGGGGCTTGAGCAGCCGGGCCAGCCCCAGGCTGAGCTGGGCCTCCTGGGCCTTGCGCTCGGCTAAGTAGCCCTGGGCGACCTCGCGCCCAAAGACGGCCCCATTCAAATCAATCAGGCCAGCCGAGAGCAGCGCATCCACCGCCTGGGCCATCTCGGAGGCCCCCAGCCCCAAAGCCTGGCGCACCAGCAGCAGGTCGGGGGTCTCCAGTAGCGCCAGGCACATATACACCTGGCGGGCCGACTCGCTCAGATCCCGCAAGCGGGCCTCGAGCGCCATCTGGATGGGCTCGCCGCGCAGCCAGGCCCCCACCAGGGCCGGCACCCCTCCGGTGGCCTCGTAGGCCCCTGGAAAGCCGGCCAGCTCCTCGGGGGACAAAGGCTCGAGTTCCAGCAGTCTGTCCACGCCCAAAGGCGGCTCGCCCCGGCCCGCCAGCACCACCCGGATGGGCGGGCGCAGCCCCCGCAGCCGTACCAAGAGCTGCCGGCTCTCCTCGTCCATCTCCTCCCAGCCGTCCAGGAGCAGGTGCTCGTGCAGGGCCAGAGCCCGCCGCAGCAAAGCCTCCTCGCCGCCCTGAAGGTTTTCCAGCAGGGGCTCGAGCGTGGCATAGGGCAGCCCAGACCGGGCCGGCAGGTAAAGCCAGCCGGTACGCACCTCGAGCTCGCGCAGCAGGGCGGTCTTGCCCAGCCCGGCTCCGCCCCGCACCCAGGCCCAGGCCCCCTCCTCCAGGGCCAGCAACGCCGCCAGCTCGCGCTCGCGCCCCACCAACCCCTGGCGCAGGCGGCCCCGCGCGGCCTGGCTCGAGCCCCCCAGGGTAATCCCCAGCTCTCTGGCCTCGCGCTCGAGGCCCTCGGCCAGGGGGTGCTCGCCCGCCAGCAGCAGCCGGTAGACCCTGGGCAGTTCCTCGGGTTCCAAAGGCGGCGCCCCGGCCACCCGGTAGGCCTGCTCGGCATAGGCCGCGGCCTCGGCAAAGCTGGCCTGGGCAGCGGCTTTCTCGGCCAGCACCAGGTAGGCCTGGCGCACCTCGCGGGCCAGGCGCTCCCGCACCTCGTAGACCCACTCCTCGAGCTCAGCCCCCGCCTCCTCGGCCCGGAAGCCCTCGGCAAACGGCCCGGTATAGAGCCCCACCCCCTCTTCCCAGCGCCCCGCCCGCAGCGCGTCCTGCAGGGCCAGGGCATCGCACTCGAGGTCTACCCAGGCCCGGCTCTCGTCGTTGTAGGCCACCCCCAGCTTGCGCAGCTTGGCCAGCGCCACCGCCAGCGAGTTCATTGGGTCGGCGGCCTCGGGCCAGAACAACTCGGCCAGAAACCGCCGGGGCTTGGGGCCCTCCAGGGCCAGGTAGGCCAGCAGCAGCAGGGGTTTTTCCCTGCTAAAGTTGCTTTCGGCCAGCCGCAGCCCCCCCAGCGTGTACAGCATGACTACAGTGTATGGGGCAAAGGCGCAACAGGTTTCGTTAATTTCACCAAGTTAATATCGTTGCAAGCGGATGGTTTTACGATTCTCGAGCGCAACCAGCCTCAGAAACCCGTCACTTGATGCAGACCGGAAGCTCGAATCGTTGAGACATGATCACCGGCCGCGGCCAGGTGCTGGAAGTAACCCCGTCCGAGACCTCGAGGTAGGCCACGAACTGCTGCTTGTACCCAGGGCAGGTGCTAATCGAGGGGAAGAGCACGGCCAGGCTGGGGATGGTAACACCGGGCAGGGTCGCGTTGAGGCGCTGCCCAAAACTGTCGGTGGTGATGTTCACGCTGCCCGAACCCCCAGGCACTGCTTTCTTGGGGCCGGGATACCCCCCCACCACCTCGGCAAGGTACCAGGCGTAGTTCAGGGTATCGGTATCGGCATCGAAAACCCTGCCCTCCAGCACGATATTGGTGCTGCCAAGCGTGGGGTTGGTAACTTTATCCTTGGCAAAAGTCGCTACCGGACGGGTAATTTTGGCCAGCGGCGGCTGGTTGGTGCGGGGTGGGTCGGGCTCCGCCACATTCACCAACACAAACTTTTCCACCGCCACGCCCTGGGGGTTGGTGTATTTGAAGGTGATGCGCCGCCAGCCGGGCTGGTTGCTCAGGCGCATGCGCGTGGCGCAGCCGAGGCTGGGCACTTCGTCGCCCATATCGGCGTTGGTGTCGCGGTTGCGGCTTCGCCACTCGCCGCGGGTACAGTCGGGCACGCTCAGCGATTTATCTTCCCAGACGGCCTGCAAGAACAGGTAGCGGCCCGCGGGTATGGCCTTGGCCTGCGGCAGCGTAGGGTTGAGGCTGGGCAGCGGCTGGATGATCTGGGCCAGCGGGGGGATGTCCTGCACGGTCAGGGTGGTGGTGGCGGTGGTGCTCAGGTTCAGGGAGTTGGTGGCCCTGGCCGTGAGGGTGCGGGGGCCCAGGGTAGAGAAGGTGTAGGACACGCACTTACTGCTAGTGGGGGCGGTGCCCAGGGAGCCATCCGAACTCGAGCTTATCTGTACCGGCAGCGGGCCATCCTGCGGATCGAAAGCCGTGGCGCAGATGTAATAGGGCCGGTTGATAAAGGGGCCGCCCTCGAAATTAACCAAACTCCCACCCCCAAAAACCACCGAGGGCGGGCCCGGCTGGGCCTGGGCGATGGTGCCCAGTTTTTCGTTGAAGATCTCGAGGTCGGTATCCAGGCGGAAGAGCCAGAGGTCGGCGTGAATGCCGATGCTGCCCTTGACCCCGGCGTCCAGCTTCCAGACCGGGTTGCCGGGCACAGTGGCGCTCAGCTCGAGGTACGCCCCCAGTTTGGCATAGGGCCCCACCAGGCCGTACAGCAACACATCCACCTTGCCGTTCATGGAGCCCGTGACCTTCAGGGTGCTGTTGGCCTGGGCGATGCCGGCCTCGAACTTTTTACCCAGACTCGAGCAGTTCTTGAAGCCCCCCTTGTACTCAAAGCAGGCCTGCGCGTTGAGTTCCTCGCTGGCCCCCAGCACCAGGTTGGCCGAGACCGTACCCTCGGCGCTGATGGTGATGTAGAGGTTGGGAACGAACACCACCGGCACCGGCCCCACCATCACAGTGATGGGCTTGAAGGTGTACTTGGCAAGCTCGTACTCCTTCTTGATGGTTTTGCCCAGGGTGGAGAAGATCTTTACGCTGGCGTTGTGCTTGATGCCAAAAGCCGCCTTGAAGTAGACCCCGTTTGGATAAACTGGAACGCCCAGCACCCTTTTCCAGGTAACACTGGCCGAAAAACCGCTCTGTAGGTCAAAAAATACCTTGCCCTCGGCCCGCACCTGATCCAGGGTGGTGGAAAGGTTGCCGTCTTCGTCGTAGATGATTTCGTTGAAGGCAAAATCGAGGACATTCATGGGTTGCACACCCGGCCGGGCCTGGTAGCGGGTCTGGCCGTTGGCAAACCGAACCCCCGGAGAAAGGCCCTCGGCCTGCACCAGGTCGCTGGCCCCCAGGTTCTTCTGGAAGCTGGCCTCGCCCTCGGTGATGGCCTCGGCCAGACCGGCCTCCTCGGCCTCCACCACCACCTGCTCGCTGCCTGCGGTGATTTGCATTACTTTGAACAAAAAGCCATATGGCGCGTGGGGGCCCGGCTCGCTGGCCAGAATCTGGCCGACCTCGAGCTCCCCCAACTGCGGGCTACCCGCCTTAAAGGTTAGGGTTGCCTGGCACAGCGGGCGGCTTGGGTTGGTGTACTCGAGGCACTCGTTCAGGTTGTTGATAACCAGGCCCTCGAGGCTCTCGCGGGTCTCGAGGCTCAGCACCCGGGTCTGCGGGGAAATTTTGGGCTCGATGAATGCTGGCTCCTGAGGCCCCCTCCCGCAAGCTGCAAGAATTCCTGCCAGAAACAAAGCGATTAACGTTCGCATACCCCCTCCCCTCTTGTGTGATGGAGGCAAGGACGGAAAGTATGCAGAACCCCATCACGTACCGCAAAAAACCCCGCACCAGGCTGTGGTACGACCACAATAAACTCGCATTACACCTTTCCCTGTTGCACCTGACCCAGGCGACGCATAACGCATACCCGGTTCAAAAAACTTACCCGCGCTGACAAGAGCAGGGTGCAACCCCGAACTTTAGGCACTGGGGGTTTGTGGTTTCGGCCCATAAAGACGCACCTTCCTCGGGCCTGCCAGTTCGTGTTGTGCTACCTAGAAAGCGCAAAGGCAACCTTTCTGGCTGTGGTGCTCAGACCGTTCATGGAGCGTTAAGGGGTGTTTCGTTAATCTCCGGGGGTGCTCGAGTATGGCACACTAACTGAAAAAAGGAGGGGAAAAAGAGAAGAACCTGGATGGGATTGTTGGGCGCGGCGGCTTTGCTCATGAGTGCGTGCGGGCCGGGCGGCGGGGCCGGCTGCGACCCCAACGGCACGGGCAACTTGGTGGTCAACGTAAGCGAATTGCCGGGCGGGGTGAGTGCCAAGGTGAGCGTAACCGGCCCCTCGGGCTTCAATCAGAACCTCACCGGCAGCCAGACCTTCACCGCCATCGCTGCTGGCACCTATACCGTCACAGCCGATAAGGTAGCCAATACCGACCCCCTGATCCGCACCGCCTACAGCGCCAGCGTGACCGGCAGCCCGGCCTGTGTGCGCAACGGACAGGCTACTACCGTGAACGTGAGCTATGCCCAGATTCCCAGCAGCAACAAGCTCTGGATGGTCAACGGCAACCCGCCCAGCGGAAGCTCGCCCTTGCTGGGCTTCGTGGCCTCGCTCCTGAGCAGCACCGCCACCCAAAGCCCCAGCGTGAGCGCCGGCACCGTCAACCTGCGCGACCTCACCTTTGACCCCGACGGCAACCTCTGGGGCATCGGGGGCACCACCGCAGACCCCAACCTGGTGCGCTACCCGGCCAGCAGCCTGGGCAGTTCGGACAGCAAGACCCGCGACCGCAGCATCAATATCGGTGGCTTTAGTTGCTTACCTGGGCCCACCCGGCTGGCTTTCGACGCCAGCGGCAACCTGTGGGTGAGCATCCCCTGCGCCAACAAGGTGGTGCGGGTCGCGGCCAGTCAGCTAAATGCCTCGGGTACGGTTACGGTTACGCCGGGGGTAGAGATCACCGGCCTGGACGCGCCGGAGGGTCTGGCCTTCGACGCCAGCAGCAACCTGTGGATTGCCAATGCAGGCGCTGCGCGGGTGGTCAAGTTCAACGCCAGCCGGCTGAGTGCCTCCACCAGCGGCCCCGACCTGACCATCGAGTCTAAAACGCCCTCACCCGTCATCAACACCCTGGACGCCAACCTGCCGGCCTTCGACGCCAGCGGCAACCTGTGGGTGATGGCTTTTGGGGCCAACGTCTTATACCGGCTCACGCCCACCGACCAAAGCGGCAGCGGCAGCAAGACCCTTACCCCAGCCATCCAGGTGAGCGTTCCGGTTTCAGCTGTACTGGAGGGCATGGCCTTTGACGAGGGCGGCGGGCTGTGGATCACCTACTCGGCAGGTAAGTTTGCCCGGCTCTCCCCTGCCCAGCTTGGCACCAGCAGCACCTTGGGCAGCCCCACCACCTCCGAGCGCATCATCACCAGCAGCAGCATCGGCAGCGCCGGAGGCTTGGCCCTCTATCCGGCCCCGGCTGGCCTGCCGCTCTTCCACAAGCTGCCATAGGAGCGGTCACAAGGGAGTCTCGCCATTCACTTTAGGATTCAAAAGCTGCTTTTCTTAAGCGCAAATTGGATAGTCTGGTCATGCCCAGAGTAAGCCAGCAAAAAGGCCCCCGCTTTGTCGGGGGTTGCTGGTTATTTAGCAACACTCGCATGGCATTGTTTTGCTACAGCCGAGCTAGGCAACAACCGTTCATGGGGTGTTCAACCTGGCTCTTCTACACTTCGGGCAACTTCGGGAAGCCCGAAGCCCCCTGAGGAGGAAGACCATGAAACATCTTTGGAAGTTGGCTCTGGTAAGCGTGCTTGTGCTGATAGCAGCCTGCAACGGGCAAAGGCCAAACGGAACCGCTCAGATTGTCGTAGACAATACCCTTACACCTACCCAGGCTACGATACCCGGCCCGGACGGCCCACGCCCGGTGGCCCGCATGGTGGGTGAGAGTGGTATCGCAATGGATTTTGTTCTTGGAGAGCTGATAATCAGCACCGACGACCCTGCCAAGCTCAACGCCTTCCTTAGCCGCTGGGGTGGGCAGGTGCTGAGCGAGACCGAAAAGGTGGGTGACGCACCCAAAACATATCAAGTGCGCCTCAACCCTTCCGGTGCCCAGGTGGAGGCCATACTCCAGCGGCTCAACCAGTCGCTACCAGATTTGAAGGGAAGGTTTAGCACCTCGAGCCCGGAAGCAGCCCAGCTTTTGGCAGTAGCCCTGAGCGAAGCCAACCAGGAGAAGATGACCGTCACGCCTAACTTTGTGGTGCAACCTGCTGCCATTGCAGACGGCATCACCACCGAGGCCCCCACCCGCTCGAGCCTTTCCCCTGATGTCCCCTACACCCCCAACGCCTTCAACTGGACTTATATGAACCGGGGCAGCGCCCAGGACATCGGGGTGGGCGAGGCCTGGCGGCTGCTCGAGCGGGCCGGACGCTTGAGCAACAGGGTTCGCATCATGATTTTGGATGGTGGCTTCGCACTCAACAACGACTTCCCCGCAACCCGTCAGGTGGTGGGGAGCTGGAACGAGCCCAACCTACTCCAGTGCTCCGGGGGCAACTCCTGCCCTTGGCACGGTACCCACGTCACCACCGCAGCCATGGGTCGTCCAGACAATGGCTTCGGGGTTGCTGGCCCAGCAGGCCCGGTTGGAGAGCTTTTGGCAGTTCCTTTTCAAGGAGACTTTATTGGTATCATCTCCACCCTCGAGCGCATCATTACCGCTACCCTGTTCGGGAACCCCAAGATCATCAATATGAGCTTTGGTTTTGAGCTTGACCTGGGCTGGGACATCGCAGTTAAGGTGGCTTGCTTAGGGTTATGCCCCTCTCCCAGCGAGGTGATGGATGGCTTTGCGGTAGCAGTTTCAGCAACCGGCAAACTCCTTTTTGCTGCTGCTGGCAACGAGGGTAAGGATGTAGACAACGGTGGTGGCATCGAGGGTTCAACCCATATCCCTTGTGAACTACGCTCGGTAATCTGTGTAGGCGGGATGGCCCACGACAGCACCGCCCGCGACCCTGGCTCCAACTTCGGAACCAAGCGAGATGACAACAGCGTAGACATCTATGGGCCTTACTGGATATGGGCCGGCCCAGATCGTGACAGCCCTGCCAATGAGGCCCGGCTCCGAGCAGGTACCAGCTACTCCTCTCCCTTCGTGGCCGGCGTAGCCGCGCTGGTCTGGGCTGCCAACCCCTCCCTGAGCGCCAGCCAGGTCTGGGCCATCCTGCGCGACACCGCCCATGTGGGGGGGGTGGGGGTCAGGGGCTTTGAACGCCGGGTAAACGCTTTTGCAGCGATCTCCAGGGCGCTGGAAGTGGGCAGCAGCGGCCCCAGCGTGGCCCTGAGCGGTGCCAGCACTGCCAACCTCAACCGCGAGTGGAGTATCACCGCCAACGTTACCGACTTTGCCGGGAACAACTGCCCCCCTGTCTTCTGCCCGCTAACCTTTGACCCAGCCCCAACCCGAACCGTTGGCAACACCGCCTATTATCGCTTCAATACTGCCGCGAGCCGCACCATACGGGTGACCACCCGCGATCTGCTGGGCCGCGAGGGCAGCGCCACGCGCGAGGTCACCGTCATCAACTCGCCGCCGGTGGTTCGCATTGACGCACCCTCCAACGGCGCCTCGTTCTACCAGGGCCAGACCGTCAACCTGGTCGGCACCGCCACCGACCTCAACGAAGGCCCCGACCCCGGCCCTGGCCCCATTGCGTGCCGCTGGGAGGGCAGCGCCGCCGACGGTTTCCCCCGCACCGGCTGCAACCTCTCGGTTACCTTTAGCACGACCGGCTCGCGCACCCTTACACTTCGGGCCACCGACCCCCAGGGCCTGAGCAGCACTGCCAGTGTAACCATCAACATTACGCCCCCGCCGGCCAACCTGCCCCCCAACATTAACACCTTCGGCCCCCTGTCCCCTTCAACACCCAACTACTCTGGCGGATTCTCCTGGAACACCACCTTTACCGCCCCCGCCAGTGCCACCGACCCCGAAGGCAACAACCCCATCACCTACATTTGGCGGGCCACCTCCTACCGCCCCGATAACGATAGCGTGGTCTGGCGCAGCAACGTGGTGCTGAGCACCTCCACCACCAGCGGCAACCTGAGCTGGACGCCGAGCACCAACAACCCCAGCGACCTCCTGGTTGATTTCTCAAGCACGCCACCTGGTAACGCCTGCTATAACGGCCAGCTGGTGCGTCTCGAGCTGGTCGCCCGCGATTTCCTGGGCAACGAGAGTACCCGGAGTTTCGCCGCCATTCGGATATACCGCTGCATCGTAATCTAGGAGCTCCCGCATGCTTTGGAGGGCCTTTCAGGGCCCTCCAAGCTCACCCGCCCGCCTGGGCCGTACAATGGCCCATCAAGGAGGCAGTATGAACAAACTACTGGTTGGCATGGGAATCTTCCTTTCGGCCCTGGTGCTGGCTCAGGCCGCCCAGCGAACCTACCGGCTCATCGTCAACGGGCAGGCCCAGACCACTCCGGCCATTGTGGTGAACGGCAAAACCTACGTACCCCTCGAGGCCCTGCAAAAAGCCGGGGCCCAGGCCAGCCTGCAAGGGGGCGAGCTGCGGGTGCAGTTTATCCCGGTAGGGGGGCAACAGCAGGCCCTGCTGCTCGAGGGCAAAAAAGGCGAGTGGCTCTCCAACGGCACCTGGCGGCTGCGGGTGCTGGATGTAGCCCCCGGCACCAACCCCTTCTTCGGCTCGGGGCCGGGGTATGTGGTGCGGGTGGAGGTGCGCAACCTGACCAGCGGCAAAACCTCGCTGCTCAAGACCGGCTTCGATAGCTTCCAGCTTCTGGACAGCCAGGGCAACCAGCTGGTCGCGGCCAGCTTTGGCGAACAGTACACCGACATCCCCCAGGCCGACGGGGTAGTCATCGCCCTGCGCTTTGGGCCCAACCCCAGGCTCGAGGCGATTGGGGCGCCCGACAAGCTGCTGGTCAACTTCCGCCCCAGCGGCGGCAAACCCGCCCTGAAGGGTTTCCGGGTATTCCTGGCAGAGTAACCAGGTAGGCAACCACAGCACAAACCGGGGAGGTCGTCCCTCCCCGGCTTTACGCATTCCGGCCGATTATTCTTTGTTTTCCTCGGCCGCAGCGGCTGCTTTGGCTTCGGCGGCCTCTCTGGCAGCAGCAGCCCGGGCCTCGACATCTTCGTTGAGGCGCTTACGGTCGCCCTTGATGCGGGCAGCCTTGCCGCGCAGCTCGCGCAGGTAGTACAGCTTGGCCCGGCGCACCTTACCGCGGCTCATCACCTGCACGCTCTCAATCAGGGGCGAGTTGAAGGGAAAAATGCGCTCTACGCCCTCGTTAAAGGAGATTTTACGCACCGTGAAAGCGCTGTTGAAGCCGTTGCGCTTGATCTTGATCACCACGCCTTCGTAGGCCTGCACACGGGTACGGTTGCCTTCGACCACCTTGTAGTTGACCCGTACGGTATCGCCCGGCTTGAACTGGGGGATGTCGGTACGGGTGTACTTCTTCTCGACTACCTTCAGCAATGCGCCACGGTTCATGGTCTGACTCCTTGCTCCAGCGGAACCTACTTGTGCGCCCTTTGCCATTGCGGCCAGACTGCGGGTTCATGGATGGTTGCCCTCAAACGTATCCGCCCTGCAGATACTCGGGACAGGTCAGCAAGTTGTGATTCTAGCAGCCAGGACACTCGTTGTCAAAGTCGCTTTCCTCGAGCCAGACCAGATCCTTGGGGGTCAGTTCGGCCCGCTCGAGCAGGTCGGGGCGGCGGGCTTTGGTTCTTTTAAGGGCCTGTTTGCGCCGCCACTCGGCAATTTTGGCGTGGTGGCCTGAGGTCAGGATTTCCGGCACCGCCAGGCCCCGGAACACCGGCGGGCGGGTGTAGTGGGGGTAGTCCAGCAAACCCGTAGAGAAGGAGTCTTGCCGATGGCTCTCGGCCTCCTTGATGACCCCCGGAAGCAGGCGGGCCGTGGCCTCCAGAATCACCAGGGCGCCCAGCTCACCCCCCATCAAGACATAGTCACCGATTGAGATCTCGCGGGTCACAAAGTGCTCTACGCGCGCATCGATACCCTCGTAGCGGCCACAAACCAGCACCAGGTGCGACTTGCCGGCCAGTTCTTCCACCAGAGGCTGGGTAAGCGGCCGGCCGGCCGGGGTCAGCAAAATCACCTCGTCGGCGGGGCCGGCGGCCTCGATGGCCCGCACCACCACATCCACCCGCATCACCATCCCCGCCCCGCCGCCGTAGGGGGTATCGTCCACGGTTTTGTGCTTGTCCTCAGTGTGGGTGCGAATATCGCGGATGTCTACTTCAATCAGACCCTTCTGGATGGCTTTCTGGATAATAGATTCCTCTGTCCAGGGACGCACCAGATCGGGGAACAGGGTCAGGATGGTGTATTTCATAACGCGCGGCTAATCGAACAGGCCGGGTATGGCCTCGATGTAGATACCGTCGAACTCCACCTTGACGTACGGGGCCTGAAAGGGCACCATATAGGTTTTGTGCTGGGCCCGCAAAGAAGTACCCCTGGCTTTGATAATAAGCCGCTCCTGCGCGCCATCCTCGACGTCCACCACTTCGCCAAAGGGCTGTCCGTCTACAAAAACCGGCCGGCCAATCAGCTCGAAGTAGTAGTACTCGCCCGCTTCCAGCGGGGGTAGGTCGGCCTGATCGGCATATACCCGCAAACCCACCAGTTGCTCGGCTTCCTGGCGGCCCTCCACACCCGTTAGAAACAGCACTATTTCCCCACTGTGCT of Meiothermus sp. contains these proteins:
- a CDS encoding S8 family serine peptidase — translated: MRGGMFLLLLVSLLGCGPTVGPPVSGTAYPSPRRATWGEEVRVTLPWRAGPGLSARLAGGPLEVLRTEPDPAGGSGVVFKVPDNFWGGPQTLELLEGANRATGSLTVLGQTVFEQPEPEALALIRPEVSDSDFGQKLAVGGLRMVPIAPGVTSVPLGGASGPCAGRLARVARDPARLTTPLAVGALLERLEEAGGERVVDVDGTLGIDPITGYDADPGLLASPSPDTKPINARSVVKVKPGSNFTGAGITIAVVDTGVKNLSGLTLQSGGADFVNPDAPDPLLDEYTQGGVVVGHGTAAAVLAAHATYGIAPGAGILPIKSCDQDGKCRLEAVIRGICHAVAYAEKNPQERLVLNLSLGSDTPSEIVYIILKDALMKRGVNGISVVAAAGNDWAIRSSKHGVLHHFPASFGGNRGLSLRREPGRSMTVLKGLFSVGAVGDYSGTLRVSGFSGQGDFVDLVAPGERVLSLSPAGSLEEYTGTSFAAPVVSGAVAVIRQATGLVPLTPEALELAFLANYTDPATPGAPEEAQGRGLLDMTRGP
- a CDS encoding tetratricopeptide repeat protein, with the translated sequence MLYTLGGLRLAESNFSREKPLLLLAYLALEGPKPRRFLAELFWPEAADPMNSLAVALAKLRKLGVAYNDESRAWVDLECDALALQDALRAGRWEEGVGLYTGPFAEGFRAEEAGAELEEWVYEVRERLAREVRQAYLVLAEKAAAQASFAEAAAYAEQAYRVAGAPPLEPEELPRVYRLLLAGEHPLAEGLEREARELGITLGGSSQAARGRLRQGLVGRERELAALLALEEGAWAWVRGGAGLGKTALLRELEVRTGWLYLPARSGLPYATLEPLLENLQGGEEALLRRALALHEHLLLDGWEEMDEESRQLLVRLRGLRPPIRVVLAGRGEPPLGVDRLLELEPLSPEELAGFPGAYEATGGVPALVGAWLRGEPIQMALEARLRDLSESARQVYMCLALLETPDLLLVRQALGLGASEMAQAVDALLSAGLIDLNGAVFGREVAQGYLAERKAQEAQLSLGLARLLKPQQALPLYRRARALIEEADLPQVRRAYLTWAAELMRRGFPKRAAEELSEAPNHPEIVLLRARAFERAGMYKEALEAIQTLPETPERLALEATLHHRLGRAEAAQACAERALAGGMEARAEAQNTLGLIHLAQGRFAEAASAFRRAAALWLGLGDEPRRIAALSNVAIARARMQEDAEQVFKEVLALCQDNPRLQAQLLINLGKEYERSGRLTAALESYRQAEALALEVGSLRQVALAQNNLGAIFHLQNQPGPARTYYHRAIQAAQQGGELQILAMALGNLAELEGDLEAWQEAIAVAENAGYLDLAQQQRTLLRAFMERSG
- a CDS encoding S8 family serine peptidase; the encoded protein is MKHLWKLALVSVLVLIAACNGQRPNGTAQIVVDNTLTPTQATIPGPDGPRPVARMVGESGIAMDFVLGELIISTDDPAKLNAFLSRWGGQVLSETEKVGDAPKTYQVRLNPSGAQVEAILQRLNQSLPDLKGRFSTSSPEAAQLLAVALSEANQEKMTVTPNFVVQPAAIADGITTEAPTRSSLSPDVPYTPNAFNWTYMNRGSAQDIGVGEAWRLLERAGRLSNRVRIMILDGGFALNNDFPATRQVVGSWNEPNLLQCSGGNSCPWHGTHVTTAAMGRPDNGFGVAGPAGPVGELLAVPFQGDFIGIISTLERIITATLFGNPKIINMSFGFELDLGWDIAVKVACLGLCPSPSEVMDGFAVAVSATGKLLFAAAGNEGKDVDNGGGIEGSTHIPCELRSVICVGGMAHDSTARDPGSNFGTKRDDNSVDIYGPYWIWAGPDRDSPANEARLRAGTSYSSPFVAGVAALVWAANPSLSASQVWAILRDTAHVGGVGVRGFERRVNAFAAISRALEVGSSGPSVALSGASTANLNREWSITANVTDFAGNNCPPVFCPLTFDPAPTRTVGNTAYYRFNTAASRTIRVTTRDLLGREGSATREVTVINSPPVVRIDAPSNGASFYQGQTVNLVGTATDLNEGPDPGPGPIACRWEGSAADGFPRTGCNLSVTFSTTGSRTLTLRATDPQGLSSTASVTINITPPPANLPPNINTFGPLSPSTPNYSGGFSWNTTFTAPASATDPEGNNPITYIWRATSYRPDNDSVVWRSNVVLSTSTTSGNLSWTPSTNNPSDLLVDFSSTPPGNACYNGQLVRLELVARDFLGNESTRSFAAIRIYRCIVI
- the rplS gene encoding 50S ribosomal protein L19, coding for MNRGALLKVVEKKYTRTDIPQFKPGDTVRVNYKVVEGNRTRVQAYEGVVIKIKRNGFNSAFTVRKISFNEGVERIFPFNSPLIESVQVMSRGKVRRAKLYYLRELRGKAARIKGDRKRLNEDVEARAAAAREAAEAKAAAAAEENKE
- the trmD gene encoding tRNA (guanosine(37)-N1)-methyltransferase TrmD, with the translated sequence MKYTILTLFPDLVRPWTEESIIQKAIQKGLIEVDIRDIRTHTEDKHKTVDDTPYGGGAGMVMRVDVVVRAIEAAGPADEVILLTPAGRPLTQPLVEELAGKSHLVLVCGRYEGIDARVEHFVTREISIGDYVLMGGELGALVILEATARLLPGVIKEAESHRQDSFSTGLLDYPHYTRPPVFRGLAVPEILTSGHHAKIAEWRRKQALKRTKARRPDLLERAELTPKDLVWLEESDFDNECPGC
- the rimM gene encoding ribosome maturation factor RimM (Essential for efficient processing of 16S rRNA), giving the protein MRRIEIGRIGKAYGMAGGLKFRGEPVIFDLERIYLEGLGYRAIEEIEEHSGEIVLFLTGVEGRQEAEQLVGLRVYADQADLPPLEAGEYYYFELIGRPVFVDGQPFGEVVDVEDGAQERLIIKARGTSLRAQHKTYMVPFQAPYVKVEFDGIYIEAIPGLFD